One Phaseolus vulgaris cultivar G19833 chromosome 11, P. vulgaris v2.0, whole genome shotgun sequence genomic window carries:
- the LOC137832616 gene encoding tricyclene synthase EBOS, chloroplastic-like: MTLVNVMLLNSSSISYVTFAKPLKPVAPNLLHRRIIFPRCNATTTNVNVSERKSSNYQPNLWSYDFLQSLKHSYADTRYEDRAQQLQEEVRKMVKDENSDMWLKLELINDVKRLGLSYHYDKEIGETLLRFHSSARFSATIVHRSLHETALCFRLMREYGYDVSADTFERFKEQNGESKASLMGDVKGVLSLYEASFLGYEGEQILDDARAFSSFHLRSALNEGRSNNMVLEEVNHALELPLHHRTQRLEARWYIEHYAKKRDSNRVLLEAAKLDFNILQSTLQNDFQEVSRWWKGMGLASKLSFSRDRLMECFFWAVGMIFEPQLSDLRKGLTKVSCLITTIDDVYDVYGTLEELELFTAAVESWDVKAIQVLPDYMKICFLALYNTVNEFAYDALKEQGQDILPYLTKAWSDMLKAFLQEAKWSRDRHMPRFNDYLNNARISNSGIVMLTHVYFLQNHRITEEALESLDSYHSLLQNISIVFRLYNDLVTSKAELERGEAASSIPCYMRESGASEEGAYKHIFSLLNETWKKMNKDRVSQSPFPKAFVETAINLARNSHCFYQFGDGLGAPDSTAKNRIRSLIIEPIALYEMDISTSS; the protein is encoded by the exons ATGACTCTTGTCAATGTCATGTTGCTCAATTCCTCTTCTATTTCATATGTAACTTTTGCCAAACCTCTGAAACCAGTAGCTCCTAATCTTCTCCACCGTAGAATAATCTTCCCTCGATGCAACGCAACCACCACCAACGTTAACGTTTCTGAAAGAAAATCTTCAAACTACCAACCCAACCTCTGGAGTTACGACTTTCTGCAGTCCTTGAAGCATTCATACGCA GATACAAGATATGAGGACAGGGCCCAGCAGCTGCAAGAGGAAGTGAGGAAAATGGTAAAGGATGAAAATTCAGATATGTGGCTCAAACTTGAACTCATTAACGATGTGAAACGCTTGGGCCTGAGTTACCATTATGACAAGGAGATAGGAGAAACCCTTCTTAGGTTTCACTCTTCTGCAAGATTTAGTGCCACAATCGTTCACAGAAGCTTGCATGAAACTGCTTTGTGCTTCAGGCTTATGAGAGAATATGGCTATGATGTCAGTGCAG ATACATTTGAGAGGTTCAAGGAGCAGAATGGTGAATCCAAGGCAAGCCTTATGGGTGATGTGAAGGGAGTGTTGAGTCTGTACGAGGCATCGTTTCTTGGCTATGAAGGAGAACAGATTCTGGATGATGCCAGGGCCTTCTCCAGCTTCCATCTTAGGAGTGCACTCAATGAAGGTAGAAGTAATAACATGGTTTTGGAAGAAGTGAATCATGCATTGGAGCTTCCACTGCATCACAGAACCCAAAGGCTGGAAGCCAGATGGTATATTGAACATTATGCTAAAAAAAGAGACTCAAACCGGGTGCTGCTTGAAGCAGCAAAACTTGATTTCAATATTCTGCAGTCAACCCTGCAAAATGATTTCCAAGAAGTCTCAAG GTGGTGGAAGGGAATGGGACTGGCATCAAAGTTAAGCTTCAGCCGAGACAGATTAATGGAATGCTTCTTTTGGGCTGTTGGAATGATCTTCGAGCCTCAGTTGAGTGATCTCCGCAAAGGTTTAACAAAAGTTTCTTGCTTAATAACTACAATCGATGACGTTTATGATGTGTATGGCACCTTAGAGGAATTAGAGCTTTTCACAGCAGCTGTAGAAAG TTGGGATGTTAAAGCCATTCAAGTTCTCCCTGATTACATGAAGATATGTTTTCTGGCACTGTACAACACTGTCAACGAATTTGCCTATGATGCACTTAAAGAACAAGGACAAGATATTCTACCCTATCTCACCAAAGCA TGGTCTGATATGTTGAAAGCATTCCTACAAGAAGCCAAATGGAGTCGTGACAGGCACATGCCAAGATTCAACGATTACCTCAACAATGCACGGATCTCAAACTCTGGGATAGTTATGCTCACCCATGTTTATTTCTTGCAAAACCACCGCATCACAGAAGAGGCACTTGAGTCCTTGGACAGTTACCACTCCCTCTTACAGAATATCTCCATTGTTTTTCGACTTTACAATGATTTGGTTACATCAAAG GCAGAGTTAGAGAGAGGGGAAGCAGCAAGCTCCATTCCATGTTACATGCGAGAAAGTGGTGCTAGTGAAGAGGGTGCTTACAAACACATCTTTAGTTTGCTTAATGAAACGTGGAAGAAGATGAACAAAGATCGAGTGTCGCAGTCTCCTTTCCCAAAAGCTTTCGTAGAAACAGCTATAAACCTTGCAAGAAATTCTCACTGCTTTTACCAGTTTGGAGATGGACTTGGAGCCCCAGATAGCACTGCCAAAAATCGCATACGATCTTTGATAATTGAACCCATTGCACTGTACGAGATGGACATTTCCACAAGTTCTTAA